One window from the genome of Cucumis melo cultivar AY chromosome 12, USDA_Cmelo_AY_1.0, whole genome shotgun sequence encodes:
- the LOC103498234 gene encoding RPM1-interacting protein 4-like — protein sequence MAGTKSSSHVPKFGNWDSDDVPYTIFFENARELQAAGVTFDPNDPDTYPPAVFANQNSIPADHHRHHDGEDSHQRREIVNSGSEKLSSERSDSDYALLKAKQSGRKKKNSNGAEGMSRFSPTTVDGKGNRNPRVRRNNEGEMMASVPKFGSWDVRDPKSGDGYTAIFNKVKIEKQIGGSNNPQTVPPLMNQTKQPMTQTTVAKTSTQGSTSFVSKICCCLGPN from the exons ATGGCA GGGACAAAGTCGTCATCTCACGTTCCGAAATTCGGTAATTGGGATTCCGATGACGTGCCGTACACCATCTTTTTCGAAAACGCCCGTGAACTCCAAGCCGCCGGCGTCACTTTCGATCCCAACGATCCCGACACCTACCCGCCGGCCGTCTTCGCAAACCAAAATTCAATCCCAGCCGACCACCACCGTCATCACGATGGCGAAGACTCCCACCAGCGCCGCGAGATTGTAAACTCCGGATCGGAGAAATTGAGCAGTGAGAGAAGCGATTCGGATTACGCGCTTCTGAAGGCGAAACAGAgtgggaggaagaagaaaaatagcaaTGGAGCGGAAGGAATGAGTAGATTTTCTCCGACGACGGTAGACGGAAAGGGTAATCGGAACCCTAGGGTTCGGCGGAATAATGAGGGGGAAATGATGGCATCGGTGCCGAAATTTGGGAGCTGGGATGTGAGGGATCCGAAATCGGGAGATGGTTATACGGCGATATTCAATAAAGTGAAGATAGAGAAGCAAATTGGAGGTTCTAATAATCCTCAGACCGTTCCGCCATTGATGAATCAAACCAAGCAACCAATGACTCAAACTACTGTTGCTAAAACTTCTACTCAAGGATCCACTTCATTTGTTTCCAAG ATATGCTGTTGTTTAGGTCCAAATTAG
- the LOC103498231 gene encoding uncharacterized protein LOC103498231 isoform X2, which produces METEEEKKSQPQMDSQKSKSAESESESESELEAAELRRFESFLKWICIMDHSNLYRASLSCIVFFVFGIAVPIASHFALSCSDCDEDHQRPFHVVVQLSLSAVATLSFLCLSLWLRLFGLNRFLFLDKLSEASPKIRAEYFRQLQRSMELMSFFLLPCFMAEAGYKIWWYISAAKEIPYYTNNILEDFASIFRSETEVGTILIQHLGLRRTFTIISHRFRVFMLLSLILVTASQFISLLMTTRSKAHVNLSKAGQLALCSISLVTGLFICLRSAAKITHKAQSITCLAAKWHVSAVINTFDDLDTETPPTASLVPNIVESNSDDEDGDEDDLDDPKLMPVFAHTISFQKRQALVTYLRNNKAGITVYGFMVDRTWLKSIFAIELALFLWLLNKTVGVS; this is translated from the exons ATGGAAAcggaggaggagaagaaatcTCAACCTCAAATGGATTCACAGAAATCAAAATCAGCTGAATCAGAATCGGAATCAGAATCAGAGTTAGAAGCAGCGGAATTGAGAAGGTTCGAATCATTTCTGAAATGGATTTGCATAATGGATCACTCCAATCTGTATCGCGCTTCCCTTTCCTGTATCGTGTTCTTCGTGTTCGGAATCGCGGTTCCCATCGCATCGCACTTCGCTCTTTCATGCTCCGATTGCGATGAAGATCATCAAAGGCCTTTCCATGTGGTGGTTCAGCTCTCGCTTTCCGCCGTTGCTACGCTCTCTTTCTTATGTCTCTCTCTGTGGCTCCGTCTCTTCGGATTGAACCGATTTCTGTTCCTGGATAAGCTGTCTGAAGCAAGCCCTAAGATTCGGGCtgagtatttccggcaattacAG AGATCGATGGAGCTGATGTCCTTCTTCCTATTGCCATGTTTCATGGCAGAAGCAGGTTACAAAATCTGGTGGTACATTTCAGCAGCTAAAGAAATCCCATATTACACCAATAACAT ACTTGAAGATTTCGCTTCTATCTTCCGTAGCGAAACCGAGGTCGGCACCATCTTGATTCAGCATTTGGGGCTTAGAAGAACCTTCACTATCATTAGCCATCGCTTCAGAGTCTTCATGTTGCTGTCTTTGATTTTGGTCACTGCTAGTCAATTTATCTCTTTATTGATGACTACAAGATCTAAAGCTCATGTTAACCTCTCCAAGGCCGGACAACTTGCG CTATGCTCCATCAGCTTGGTGACAGGTTTGTTCATATGCCTCCGCAGTGCTGCAAAGATCACCCATAAAGCTCAGTCCATCACATGCCTTGCTGCAAAGTGGCACGTCTCCGCTGTCATAAACACATTTGATGACCTCGACACTGAGACGCCCCCGACAGCATCTCTTGTTCCAAACATTGTTGAATCCAACTCCGATGACGAGGATGGCGACGAGGACGACTTGGATGATCCCAAACTAATGCCAGTTTTTGCCCACACAATCTCATTCCAAAAGAGGCAGGCATTAG TGACATATTTGAGAAATAACAAAGCAGGAATTACAGTGTATGGATTCATGGTGGACAGAACATGGCTGAAATCCATTTTTGCGATTGAACTTGCTCTTTTCTTGTGGTTGCTCAACAAAACTGTTGGTGTTTCTTGA
- the LOC103498231 gene encoding uncharacterized protein LOC103498231 isoform X1, protein METEEEKKSQPQMDSQKSKSAESESESESELEAAELRRFESFLKWICIMDHSNLYRASLSCIVFFVFGIAVPIASHFALSCSDCDEDHQRPFHVVVQLSLSAVATLSFLCLSLWLRLFGLNRFLFLDKLSEASPKIRAEYFRQLQRSMELMSFFLLPCFMAEAGYKIWWYISAAKEIPYYTNNMYISYITSCTLELCSWLYRTSIFFFVCILFRLICCLQMIRLEDFASIFRSETEVGTILIQHLGLRRTFTIISHRFRVFMLLSLILVTASQFISLLMTTRSKAHVNLSKAGQLALCSISLVTGLFICLRSAAKITHKAQSITCLAAKWHVSAVINTFDDLDTETPPTASLVPNIVESNSDDEDGDEDDLDDPKLMPVFAHTISFQKRQALVTYLRNNKAGITVYGFMVDRTWLKSIFAIELALFLWLLNKTVGVS, encoded by the exons ATGGAAAcggaggaggagaagaaatcTCAACCTCAAATGGATTCACAGAAATCAAAATCAGCTGAATCAGAATCGGAATCAGAATCAGAGTTAGAAGCAGCGGAATTGAGAAGGTTCGAATCATTTCTGAAATGGATTTGCATAATGGATCACTCCAATCTGTATCGCGCTTCCCTTTCCTGTATCGTGTTCTTCGTGTTCGGAATCGCGGTTCCCATCGCATCGCACTTCGCTCTTTCATGCTCCGATTGCGATGAAGATCATCAAAGGCCTTTCCATGTGGTGGTTCAGCTCTCGCTTTCCGCCGTTGCTACGCTCTCTTTCTTATGTCTCTCTCTGTGGCTCCGTCTCTTCGGATTGAACCGATTTCTGTTCCTGGATAAGCTGTCTGAAGCAAGCCCTAAGATTCGGGCtgagtatttccggcaattacAG AGATCGATGGAGCTGATGTCCTTCTTCCTATTGCCATGTTTCATGGCAGAAGCAGGTTACAAAATCTGGTGGTACATTTCAGCAGCTAAAGAAATCCCATATTACACCAATAACATGTACATTAGCTACATTACTTCTTGCACATTGGAGCTCTGCTCATGGCTTTACAGAACTtccatcttcttctttgttTGCATTCTTTTCCGCCTCATTTGCTGTCTCCAAATGATCAGACTTGAAGATTTCGCTTCTATCTTCCGTAGCGAAACCGAGGTCGGCACCATCTTGATTCAGCATTTGGGGCTTAGAAGAACCTTCACTATCATTAGCCATCGCTTCAGAGTCTTCATGTTGCTGTCTTTGATTTTGGTCACTGCTAGTCAATTTATCTCTTTATTGATGACTACAAGATCTAAAGCTCATGTTAACCTCTCCAAGGCCGGACAACTTGCG CTATGCTCCATCAGCTTGGTGACAGGTTTGTTCATATGCCTCCGCAGTGCTGCAAAGATCACCCATAAAGCTCAGTCCATCACATGCCTTGCTGCAAAGTGGCACGTCTCCGCTGTCATAAACACATTTGATGACCTCGACACTGAGACGCCCCCGACAGCATCTCTTGTTCCAAACATTGTTGAATCCAACTCCGATGACGAGGATGGCGACGAGGACGACTTGGATGATCCCAAACTAATGCCAGTTTTTGCCCACACAATCTCATTCCAAAAGAGGCAGGCATTAG TGACATATTTGAGAAATAACAAAGCAGGAATTACAGTGTATGGATTCATGGTGGACAGAACATGGCTGAAATCCATTTTTGCGATTGAACTTGCTCTTTTCTTGTGGTTGCTCAACAAAACTGTTGGTGTTTCTTGA